From Oryzias melastigma strain HK-1 linkage group LG17, ASM292280v2, whole genome shotgun sequence:
ATTAAGTTTTAAGGGGGGGATGCTGCAAAGGTTTACACAGAATCTGGATTTTCCTGCTAGTATTCTGTCAGGGTTTGGAGATCTTTTATGATATGCAATAAGAAACACCTCATTTACCTACTTTACAAGTGTATTTGTTTAGGTGTTGTTACTTGTctacacaaaaaacagaacgGGGGACAGAACATGGCCCTGGGGGAACTCTGTCTTTAGAGTCCTTGTAGTGgatctaaaatctaaaatagatCCACTCCGATGaagactgttttttaattttaacatgtttttgtggccttttcccatgatgtaggacatataaagtcccattagttgtcacacacctaggtgtgaaatttgttttctgcatttgactCATCCCCAAGGcagggggtgtcaaactcaggggccaaaaaggataaacatttattgaacacactaaaactacatttttaaaactttaaaactgtaactttttaacataattataaactacatatatagcattacttgtgataatgctagtgtgaatgctgtaagctgaatttggctgctggatgctagtgctgatagctggagatgctgaaattaatagctaaaaatactgaagctgatagccaagaaaaatattagctatatgccaaattagcctaaaaaaactaaaaagaaaaaaaatcggtGGAACCACGTCATTTGTGATCTGTGACGACATCACAGAGGATACAGGTTTGCTGGGTTTACCTGACTCTCCCATAGCATACAAAGTGTAGCTGTCAATGTGTTGGAAGTTTGGAAAGCGTTCTCTGTTAATCCATGCCTTCAAGTCACCATCACTTtcctctgaaaaaaacaaactgtcaaGGAAAGattctgtcttttaaaaaaacaatctaaaaactGTCACTCTGAATCTCTCACCATCATAAATGACATATGTTCCATCTTTGAAAACTATGATGGCAGGCAGATAGTCCAGGGACACGGACTGAAACCAAACAAGAAGACACTTTGATGTGATTATGTCTGCAACTAGGAAAGCACAGATATTGGTTGAGGAGAGGATACACTTCTCAGTGGGTTCTCACCTTTGGTAAGACATTTCTGGTTGTAGAAAAGAAGTAAGTGTGGGCAATGAGTTCCTCTGCTACGGAAGTGAAGTTCCCCTGAAAGAACATGTATCGATTCCTACTAGATTTGACAGTTTAGAGTCATTATTAACATGCAGTTCTGCATGAGTACCTTGAGCTCTGACGTGGCCCCCACGTAAACAATCATGACATTGTGGTGGCTCATGGCGTGTTGGAAGAGCTGCGGACTGCTCAGCGATCGAACCAGCGGTCTGAAGGTCACAACAAGATGATTCTCAAGATCAGAACACTGATTCTCTGAAGGATGCTCATGGTGCCAAGTTCAACTCACCCTTCAATCCGACTGGCAAAGTCCATGATCCCCTCCTTTGTTCTTGGGCCTGGATAGTTATATTTGGTGTCCTTCTTTAACCTGCGATCAAAAAGTAGTTCATAGTGTGGACTGCCATCACTGTAACAGAGACCTAAATTGCttaattttcagcttcaagcTTCTCCCATCTCTGTTTCCAGCTGGAACCACAAATGAATCTTTTTGGATGATGTCGTAGCAGAGACTCACATGAGGATCGCTGGATAAGTTCTGACCCTGAACTCTTTGGCCAAACCTACAGGAGAGAGACTCATAATTACTATAGGAtcacgttttattttgaaagtcagaGGTTGAAAAGATCAATTTGTTAAGACAGTTACTCACCAGTGTTTACAGTAGCATCTGTCTTCCCAACTTGAACCATCGAACCAAGACTCCTGAGTTCTGATCCGATTTGATGCCAAACAGGATCCAGCTGTTTACAGAACGCACACCAGGGGGCGTAAAACTGGACAGAGCACAGGACACCCAGAACGCTGTCAGTACAGACCATATGATCAAAGAAAAGCTCCGCTTGATCAAAGAAAGTACCTCAATGAGCCAGATCTCATCTGAGCCTTTGGTGTCCATGAAGCTGAAGATGGTTGATTagtgagaaaacatgttttcattttcagatcaAATCCAATCAGTTGAAATAAACCATATTGGGGCCATTCAACGCCCCAAACTCTGGACTAAAGGAAATAGTAGATGTTCATTTCTACTCACGAGTCATCAAGCTCCTCCACAAACGCTGATCCCTGCAGCAGCAACAGCGACAGCAGcactaaaaacaaaacccatTTACACTTCACTATCAACCCTCAACGTTCCATTTTTGTCAGTcatttaaaaggtaaaacattaaaagcataACATAGATCCAAATATTTCAAACCAACGAGTTATATAGCTCTACATAACTCATTGTTTCAAACAGATTTGATGATTCCTACTTACAAATAATGAAAACTCATAATGTCAGCTAGTCTGCATCATCTGCAAATGTTCTTTAGCCTTTAAATGATCTCCCAGTTTGTGTGAAAGGTCATGCCATCATGTGAAAGACAACTGATTTAACACATGTTCAATAGACTTTCATCAGCAGCCTTTACAAGGAAGTAATGACCTCAAAAGGTCACTGCTAGTCATTGCAACAAGCTGGTATCTCAGAAAGTGCTGTAAGGAATTTAACAGAAACAGAGTGGTGGGACAAGGAAAACTGCAGACTTTAGAGGATtgttaaacaaaatcaattcaAGATCCACCACACACATAAAATACTGCTGCAAATGTGGCATTGCTTAGTATCAGTGAAGTGAACCAAAGTAAAGTTTGAGTGGATTGTCTAAGAACAGGTCCAATCATCTCTGAGAGCCAATAGGAAGCTGTGGtttatcaaataaaactgtgaaGTCATACAAAGGTGACTGTGAGAATCGGACTCTAGAAAGACAAAACAACCGGACAGAATGAAGATGAGCCTGACAGGATAAAAAGAAGCTGAAGGTTGAGGCTTCACAATTATGTGCAGACCTAAAACTGCCTAAAGAGAACGGACATGGTTAAGAACGTACCTGAGAACAGACATGCGCTTCTGCCCGACATCTTGACTGGAGCCAGATTAATCTGCTCACTGCTGACAGACTGAGAGCACAGCTAATCTGACAGATTATCCAGAGCCCTTCaatctgaaaaactttattaacactaAGAGGTACAGAGAAAGGGggagaagaataaaataaaacaatacaaatccAGTCAATTTTGCCCACAATTTCCATGGAATCACTCTGGATAAATGATGATCTATACAGACACTGAACAgtacagttttaatctgaaaataagggggcggggctgcctGCAGGTggcagcaaaacacaaaaaggaagaAGGCAGAGGCAGTAGATGAatcatgaaaacacacaaaaacaaaaattcctcATAAGAAAAAGGCTGGTGTGTAAAAAAAGATCTATTCTGGGTAAGAAGCCAGAACTGTTGCTAACAAAGGAGCTAAATTTGATcacaaatgtgattttatcGTCTTTAGTCAAATTGCAAGGCAGTCTGAAGTGTATTTCATCAGAATTTAAGTCTAAATGTCAACTAAGCCTCTAACTAAATGATTGTCTTTCTTTAATTGTTATGTTTTGATAAATGCATTGTGTATCTTGTAACGCTGctgctagcattagcaagtAACTGCTAGCACAGGTCAGCTCACAATTGAGAAAAACCAAGATAACCGTCATGAAGGAACAGACCCCAGTGTCTATTGCAGATCAACATAAAACCACACATCTAACACCAGTAGGAGCAGGAGCGAAAGATGACTCACAGGCAGGAAATCAAGTCATTGACCTCAGAACGGAAATTATAGTGAGAAAACATCAACTGTTGAGAAAAGTCAAATAGGCCAACAGAAATGAATAGACACCATCCTTTCCCTCGCGCTAAGATACAGATTCCCCAGTCCTCAAACAGTTTGTGCCCTTCAGGTAGAGGAGGGCTGTAGAATTTGGTCCACTAGAGTTGAGTCTTCTATGTCCTGTCACAGGCCTACTG
This genomic window contains:
- the LOC112144329 gene encoding protein disulfide-isomerase TMX3 gives rise to the protein MSGRSACLFSVLLSLLLLQGSAFVEELDDSFMDTKGSDEIWLIEFYAPWCAFCKQLDPVWHQIGSELRSLGSMVQVGKTDATVNTGLAKEFRVRTYPAILMLKKDTKYNYPGPRTKEGIMDFASRIEGPLVRSLSSPQLFQHAMSHHNVMIVYVGATSELKGNFTSVAEELIAHTYFFSTTRNVLPKSVSLDYLPAIIVFKDGTYVIYDEESDGDLKAWINRERFPNFQHIDSYTLYAMGESGKLVLLAMVEERYLSDKSLRYKHLVERVAEEHKETYSRFFLFGFMAVGDYINGFVMGEVTAPSFLVVNLSNDGYYQPVGPVETERHLLDFLDGVLDSTIEMKGGNGFSQRVQRIIYEAKATLIPVFREAPLIGCFLAGFPLAIGAFFCFLCCRNRTTTDDEDEDTAALSATSVPQRKKIKDKKSD